In Hemitrygon akajei chromosome 9, sHemAka1.3, whole genome shotgun sequence, the following are encoded in one genomic region:
- the srp9 gene encoding signal recognition particle 9 kDa protein gives MTYIPSWEEFVRAAEKLCLTEGMKVRVVIKYRHCAGLLSMKVTDDVVCLQYKTDQAQDVKKFEKFQNQLMRVMVSRECRSSLMEME, from the exons ATGACCTACATCCCAAGTTGGGAGGAGTTCGTCCGGGCGGCCGAGAAGCTCTGTCTGACCGAGGGCATGAAG GTGCGAGTGGTCATCAAGTACCGACACTGCGCTGGCCTTCTGTCCATGAAGGTGACTGATGACGTGGTG TGCCTCCAGTACAAGACAGACCAAGCTCAAGATGTCAAGAAGTTTGAGAAGTTCCAGAACCAGTTGATGCGTGTGATGGTTTCACGGGAATGCCGTAGCAGTCTGATGGAGATGGAGTAA